One segment of Bacillota bacterium DNA contains the following:
- a CDS encoding tape measure protein translates to MANELMRLSVIIDTNARAVITQLGEVEQAGFRLRSSLANVAQTAAGVFAGLAGFEAARRAASAFVNTAITMNARLEQSRIAFGNLLGSAQAADKLLRDLYEFAARTPFEFPELQDAARRMLALGFSARDILPVLRAVGDAAAGLGMGTAGIDRIILALGQMQAKAKVSGEEMRQLTEAGIPAWQILADAIGTTTQQVMEMAEKGLIPADRAIAVLVEGMRQRFGGMMEEQARSFEGMISTIRDNVRMLVQQITEGLFERGKAVVAWVKDLTDR, encoded by the coding sequence ATGGCGAATGAGCTCATGCGGCTGAGCGTCATAATCGACACCAACGCGCGGGCTGTGATCACCCAGCTCGGCGAGGTCGAGCAGGCCGGTTTCCGGCTGCGGTCCTCGCTGGCCAACGTTGCGCAGACCGCCGCCGGCGTCTTCGCCGGCCTGGCGGGGTTCGAGGCCGCGCGGCGGGCCGCGTCCGCGTTCGTCAACACGGCCATCACGATGAACGCACGCCTGGAGCAGAGCCGGATCGCATTCGGCAACTTGCTCGGCTCCGCTCAGGCCGCCGACAAGTTGCTCCGCGACCTGTACGAGTTCGCTGCCCGGACCCCGTTTGAGTTCCCGGAACTGCAGGACGCCGCCCGGCGGATGCTGGCGCTGGGGTTCTCCGCACGGGACATCCTGCCCGTTCTGCGGGCCGTCGGCGACGCCGCCGCGGGCCTGGGGATGGGCACCGCAGGCATCGACCGGATCATTCTTGCGCTGGGCCAGATGCAGGCCAAGGCCAAGGTTTCCGGGGAGGAGATGAGGCAGCTCACCGAAGCCGGCATCCCGGCGTGGCAGATCCTCGCTGACGCCATCGGGACGACCACGCAGCAGGTCATGGAGATGGCCGAGAAGGGCCTCATCCCGGCCGACCGCGCCATCGCCGTCCTGGTGGAGGGCATGAGGCAGCGCTTCGGCGGCATGATGGAGGAGCAGGCGCGCTCGTTCGAGGGCATGATCTCCACCATCCGCGACAACGTGCGCATGCTCGTGCAGCAGATCACCGAGGGCCTGTTCGAGCGCGGCAAGGCCGTGGTGGCCTGGGTCAAGGATCTCACCGACCGC